A stretch of DNA from Micromonospora peucetia:
CGACGCAGCTCATCACGACACCTCCCTCGCGGTCAGCGGCCCGTTCAGCCGCCCGTTCCGGCGCACCGGCAGGCCCCGGTCGTCCCCACCGGCCGCGTCGCGCAGCTCGGCGGGCAACAACGCCGCGGGCCAGCCCTGTAGCGCCGAGGGGCGCAGCCAGCGTCGGATCGCGGTGGCGCCGACGCTGGTGGTGCCGGACGCGGTGGAGGCGGGGTAGCCGCCGCCGTGGTGGGTCGCCCAGCCCACCCGCAGCCCGCTGGTCGGCTGGTTCCACACCACCCGGCCCGCCCGGTCCACCAGGACGGGCAGCACGTCGCGAGCGTCGGGCAGGTCGCCGTCGGTGGCGTACACCCCGGCCACCAGCGAGGACGGGAGGGCGGCCAGGGCGGTACGCAGCTCCGCCACGGACCGGTAGCGCACCAGCACGGCGTACGGGCCGAAGCACTCGTCCCGCAGGTCCGCGTTGGCGTCGTCCAGCAGGCTCACCACGGTGGTGGCCAGCAGCACCGGGGACACCGGGCTGCGGTCACCCGCGCCGGTCGCGGCGGCGTCGCCGCTGAGCACCTCGACCCCGTCCAGCGCCGCCCGCCTCGCGGTGCCGGCCGCGTACGCGGCGGTGATCGACGGGTTGAGCAGCACCGGGCGCGGCGCGTCCAGCATCCGCTGGCGCAGCCGGTCGGCGAGGTCCTCCGCGTCGTCGGGCAGGAAGACCAGGCCGGCCTTGGTGCAGACCTGGCCGCCGCGGGCGAGCATGGAGGTGACGAGCGGCTCGATCACCCGCTCCGGCGACCGGGCGGCGTGCGGCAGCACGACGGCCGGGTTGACGCTGCCCAGCTCGCCGTAGAACGGGATCGGCAGCGGGCGCGCGGCGCACAGGTCGAACAGAGCTCGTCCGCCGCCGACCGATCCGGTGAACCCGACGGCCGTGATGTCCGGGTGCGTGACGAGCTGCGCACCGGCCTCGAACCCGCTGACCATACCGATCACGTCCGGACTGACCCCGGCCGCCGCAGCCGCCGCCCGCAGGGCGGACAGCACGGCCCGGCAGGTACGCGGGTGCGAGGGGTGCTCCTTGGCCACGACGGGACACCCGGCGGCGAGCGCCGAGGCGGTGTCCCCGCCGGCGACGCCGTACGCGAAGGGGAAGTTACTGGCGCCGAAGACCGCGACGGGCCCCAACGGCCGCAGCCAGCGCATCACGTCTCCGCCCGGGGCGGTGTCGACGGTTGCCTCCAGGTACGAGCCCTCCCGCACCACACCGGCGAACATCCGCAGCTGGTCGGCGGTGCGGGTCACCTCGGCATCGAGCACGTCCGGGTCGAGGGCGGTCTCCGCCGCGGCGGTGGTCACCAGGTCGGCGCGGGCCCCTTCCAGGTGCCCGGCCATCGTCTCGAGCAGCCGGGCGCGTGGCTCGCGCCCGACATTGGTGAACCCGGGTGCCGCGCGGCGGGCGCGCTCGACGACGTCCGCGACGTCGCCGAGCCCGTCGAGCTGGTCATCGTGCGTCATGTGGGACCCCCATCCTGTCCTCGGGGTGTCGGTCGGCCGGTGCCGAGAGGGCCAGCACCTGCTCCCGGGTGGGCATCGACGCCTGCGCGCCGGGCACGGTCACGCTGAGCGCCGCCGCCCGTACGGCGAACGCGGCGGCATCGACCAGCGGGTGCCCGTCGGCGAGGGCGTCGGCGAGGGCCCCGCAGAAGCAGTCCCCTGCCCCGGTGGTGTCCACGGCGGTGACCGCGGGCGGTTCGAGATGGCGGACGGTGTCGCCAGCGACGACGAGGGCGCCGTCGCCGCCGAGGGTCACGACCACCGCGGCGCAGGGCAGCCGCCGGGCCAGCGCCGCCACCTCGTCCACCGTGGCCGGCGGCTGGGCCGCGCACAGCTGCGCGAGCTCGCCCCGGTTCGGTACCAGCACATCCACCCGCCGCAGCAGTTCCGGTGGCAGCGGTACGGCCGGCGCCGGGTTGAGTACGAAGGTGCCGCGGGTGGCGGACGCGGCGGCCAGAACGGCGTCGACGGGGATCTCCAGTTGCGCCAGGACGACCTTCGCCCCGGCCAGCTCGTCGTGCGCCCGGCGGACCAGGTCAGGGTGCACGGCCCCGTTGGCGCCGGGCGAGACGACGATCGAATTCTCGCCGGACGGGTCGACGAAGACCACCGCCTGGCCGGCAGGCCCCTCCACCGTGGCCAGCCGGTCGATGTTCACCCCCTCGGCCGCGAGCTGCCTGGCCAGGCCCGCGCTGACCTGGTCGGAGCCGACGGCCCCGACCAGGGCGACGGACCGCCCGAGCCGGGCCAGCGCCACCGCCTGGTTGGCGCCCTTGCCGCCGCCGAGCCACAACGGTGATCCACCGTGGATCGTCTCGCCCGGTCGGGGCAGCATGTCGACCTCGATGCGCAGATCGGCGTTGACGCTGCCGACCACGACGACGTCCGGTCGGTTCCCGCTCATGCGTCGGCCTCCGCCCGCTGCCCGCGCAGCCGGTCGTGGGCGCCGTCCATCAGCACCGGCCGGCCGGGCAGCAGAGCCTTGGGCAGCGAGACACTGACCGTGT
This window harbors:
- a CDS encoding aldehyde dehydrogenase family protein, which encodes MTHDDQLDGLGDVADVVERARRAAPGFTNVGREPRARLLETMAGHLEGARADLVTTAAAETALDPDVLDAEVTRTADQLRMFAGVVREGSYLEATVDTAPGGDVMRWLRPLGPVAVFGASNFPFAYGVAGGDTASALAAGCPVVAKEHPSHPRTCRAVLSALRAAAAAAGVSPDVIGMVSGFEAGAQLVTHPDITAVGFTGSVGGGRALFDLCAARPLPIPFYGELGSVNPAVVLPHAARSPERVIEPLVTSMLARGGQVCTKAGLVFLPDDAEDLADRLRQRMLDAPRPVLLNPSITAAYAAGTARRAALDGVEVLSGDAAATGAGDRSPVSPVLLATTVVSLLDDANADLRDECFGPYAVLVRYRSVAELRTALAALPSSLVAGVYATDGDLPDARDVLPVLVDRAGRVVWNQPTSGLRVGWATHHGGGYPASTASGTTSVGATAIRRWLRPSALQGWPAALLPAELRDAAGGDDRGLPVRRNGRLNGPLTAREVS
- a CDS encoding ribokinase — its product is MSGNRPDVVVVGSVNADLRIEVDMLPRPGETIHGGSPLWLGGGKGANQAVALARLGRSVALVGAVGSDQVSAGLARQLAAEGVNIDRLATVEGPAGQAVVFVDPSGENSIVVSPGANGAVHPDLVRRAHDELAGAKVVLAQLEIPVDAVLAAASATRGTFVLNPAPAVPLPPELLRRVDVLVPNRGELAQLCAAQPPATVDEVAALARRLPCAAVVVTLGGDGALVVAGDTVRHLEPPAVTAVDTTGAGDCFCGALADALADGHPLVDAAAFAVRAAALSVTVPGAQASMPTREQVLALSAPADRHPEDRMGVPHDAR